One region of Candidatus Electrothrix rattekaaiensis genomic DNA includes:
- a CDS encoding N-6 DNA methylase, translating into MSEPDILQTILKDSNYNLSLFTDDELAVLRKKIFLKTVRGQEKPYVKCLIRGRDILLKPEETVRQLYAERLVNEYGYPKKRIVFEYSVTFGREKKKADIAVLDKDRPDTPYILVEVKKPKLKDGKQQLRSYCNGTGSPVGVWTNGEQISYYHRKDPNYFEDITDIPKATQTLQDILNERFTLKDLIIKDKIATERKSLKNIIKEMEDEVLANAGVDVFEEVFKLIFTKLYDEYLSGRDKEVLNYLLRQVTQTAVQEPTPEYGDEPSYLGGQDYEALRDAVSGIADDGFRVMEFRNTGQTDTELKKKIQGLFDAAKKKWPGVFPEGSAFELSESHLSVCVSSLQNVKLFNSNLLVVDEAFEYLVNKSSKGEKGQYFTPRHVIDMCVQMLNPKAGEYMIDTASGSCGFPVHTIFQLTGHLFTNEEISEEDKEHVLKIFGIDFDEKTVRVARTLNLIAGDGETNVLHLNTLDFNRWSDKTDKDRKWITTYGTGFGRLEELRADKKENKQFHFDLLMANPPFAGDIKESRILHQYELGFKSNGKAQNKVGRDILFIERNLDFLKPGGRMAIVLPQGRFNNTSDKHIREFIAEQARILAVVGLHGNTFKPHTGTKTSVLFVQKWNDDPEAGPLCPKVDDYPIFFAVSEKGGKDNSGDYVYLKNGDGKEKLDRQGHLVVDHDLHSHGGELPDGIAEAFIAWAKEEGLSFWS; encoded by the coding sequence ATGAGCGAACCGGATATCCTGCAAACAATCCTCAAGGACAGCAACTATAATTTGTCCCTGTTCACGGATGATGAACTTGCTGTGCTGCGGAAAAAGATTTTTCTCAAGACTGTCAGGGGGCAGGAAAAGCCCTATGTCAAATGCCTGATCCGGGGCAGGGATATCCTCCTGAAACCGGAAGAGACTGTCCGGCAGCTCTACGCGGAAAGACTTGTCAACGAATACGGTTACCCGAAAAAGCGGATTGTCTTTGAATACTCGGTCACCTTTGGCAGGGAAAAGAAAAAGGCGGATATTGCCGTGCTGGATAAAGACCGGCCCGACACCCCGTATATTCTGGTGGAGGTGAAAAAGCCCAAGCTCAAGGACGGCAAGCAGCAGCTCCGCTCGTACTGCAACGGCACTGGCTCGCCTGTCGGGGTGTGGACAAACGGAGAACAGATTTCCTATTATCACCGCAAAGACCCGAATTATTTTGAAGATATAACCGATATCCCCAAGGCAACCCAAACCCTTCAGGACATCCTGAACGAGCGGTTCACCCTGAAAGATTTGATTATCAAGGACAAGATTGCCACGGAACGCAAGTCTTTGAAAAATATCATCAAAGAGATGGAAGATGAAGTCCTTGCCAATGCCGGGGTGGATGTGTTTGAAGAGGTGTTCAAGCTGATCTTCACCAAGTTGTATGATGAATATTTGAGCGGGAGGGATAAGGAAGTCCTCAACTACTTGCTTCGGCAGGTCACACAGACCGCTGTGCAGGAGCCGACCCCGGAATACGGAGATGAGCCGTCGTATCTGGGTGGACAGGATTATGAGGCCCTCCGGGATGCAGTGAGCGGTATTGCGGATGATGGTTTCCGGGTCATGGAGTTCAGGAACACAGGCCAGACCGACACCGAGCTGAAAAAGAAGATTCAGGGCCTGTTTGATGCGGCAAAAAAGAAATGGCCGGGCGTATTTCCCGAAGGGTCGGCCTTTGAACTGTCGGAAAGTCATCTCTCTGTCTGCGTGTCCAGTCTCCAGAATGTGAAGCTGTTCAACTCCAACCTGCTGGTGGTGGATGAAGCCTTTGAATATCTGGTGAACAAATCATCCAAGGGCGAGAAAGGACAGTATTTCACGCCTCGGCATGTCATTGACATGTGTGTGCAGATGCTTAATCCCAAGGCCGGAGAATACATGATTGACACGGCATCAGGCAGTTGCGGTTTTCCGGTGCATACCATCTTTCAGCTGACCGGGCATCTGTTCACCAATGAGGAAATTTCAGAGGAAGACAAGGAGCATGTGCTGAAAATCTTTGGCATAGACTTTGATGAAAAGACCGTCCGGGTGGCCCGTACCCTGAATCTGATTGCCGGGGACGGGGAAACCAATGTTCTGCACCTGAACACCCTGGATTTCAACCGTTGGAGTGACAAGACCGACAAGGACAGGAAGTGGATAACTACCTACGGCACAGGATTCGGACGGCTGGAAGAACTGCGGGCGGATAAAAAGGAGAACAAGCAGTTCCACTTTGACCTGCTCATGGCGAACCCGCCTTTTGCCGGGGACATTAAGGAAAGCCGGATTCTCCATCAATATGAACTGGGCTTCAAATCCAACGGCAAGGCCCAGAACAAAGTCGGGCGGGACATCCTCTTTATTGAACGGAACCTGGACTTTCTCAAACCGGGCGGACGCATGGCTATTGTCCTGCCCCAAGGACGGTTCAATAATACCAGTGACAAGCATATCCGGGAGTTCATCGCCGAACAGGCCCGCATTCTGGCCGTGGTCGGGCTGCACGGCAACACCTTTAAACCGCACACCGGCACCAAAACCAGCGTGCTCTTTGTCCAGAAATGGAACGATGACCCGGAGGCCGGGCCGCTCTGTCCCAAGGTGGACGATTACCCTATCTTTTTTGCGGTGTCCGAAAAAGGCGGCAAGGATAATTCCGGGGATTATGTGTATCTCAAGAATGGGGACGGCAAGGAGAAGCTGGACAGGCAGGGACATCTGGTTGTTGACCATGACCTGCACAGCCACGGCGGGGAACTGCCGGACGGCATTGCGGAGGCGTTTATTGCATGGGCAAAAGAAGAAGGGTTGAGTTTTTGGAGTTGA
- a CDS encoding restriction endonuclease subunit S: protein MLFTVLKKSEVVEDNTTCRIDAEYFKIEYLAAIEEIKTCRRFSYIDELTSWVTQGPNPTFSDNGIPCLTGRNINKGTVSYENSDYVDTEEYKKLSRYQLIPGDTLITLKGKGSIGKIGYVTEKKPAIFSRDIGILRPKGIDPCYLNLFILCKYGKLLVDRGETGGTGQSTLTISYLKSIPVPRFGIEENIGRFLSKTEQLNDASSQAYEEAQTLLFSELGLTDWQPKHRLSFVKNYSETEQAGRLDAEHFQPKYDELIEAITTNSFYSKNISEIQTHNARGLQPKYAVDGELDVITSKHILEHDLNYDGFEKTCESNWKKQKKARIQKGDILTYTTGANIGRTACYSISKPALASNHVNILRIRNENPEYVAFVMNSLIGRLQTERLSAGSAQAELYPKDIEKYLIPFTEEKIQQEIVALIEKTRSLKAQSKHLLECAKRAVEIAIEQDEQTAMDWLEEETGAVLRQE from the coding sequence GTGCTATTCACGGTTCTTAAAAAAAGTGAAGTTGTAGAAGACAATACAACCTGTCGTATTGACGCTGAATATTTTAAGATTGAATATCTTGCAGCTATTGAAGAAATCAAAACATGCCGCCGTTTTTCGTATATTGATGAGCTGACATCTTGGGTAACGCAAGGGCCGAATCCGACCTTTTCAGATAATGGCATTCCGTGCTTAACAGGGCGTAACATCAATAAAGGGACAGTGTCTTATGAGAACTCCGATTATGTTGATACGGAAGAATATAAAAAATTGTCACGTTACCAGCTTATTCCAGGTGACACACTTATCACCCTGAAAGGAAAAGGATCAATCGGAAAAATAGGATATGTAACAGAAAAAAAACCAGCAATTTTCAGCAGAGACATAGGGATTCTTCGGCCTAAAGGCATTGATCCATGTTATTTGAATTTATTCATTTTATGCAAGTATGGAAAACTGCTTGTTGACAGAGGGGAAACGGGTGGAACAGGACAGTCAACCTTAACAATAAGTTACCTAAAGTCTATTCCTGTACCAAGATTTGGAATTGAAGAAAATATTGGTAGGTTTCTTTCTAAAACTGAGCAGTTAAACGATGCCAGCAGTCAGGCATATGAAGAAGCTCAAACCCTCCTGTTTTCCGAACTCGGCTTAACCGACTGGCAGCCAAAACACCGCCTGTCCTTTGTCAAGAACTACTCCGAAACAGAACAGGCCGGGCGATTGGATGCAGAGCATTTTCAGCCAAAATACGACGAACTGATTGAAGCGATAACAACGAACAGCTTTTACTCGAAGAACATTTCCGAGATACAGACACACAATGCAAGAGGGCTTCAGCCTAAATATGCCGTTGATGGAGAACTTGACGTTATAACAAGCAAGCACATCCTTGAGCATGATCTGAATTACGACGGATTTGAAAAAACCTGTGAATCGAACTGGAAGAAACAAAAGAAAGCAAGGATACAGAAAGGAGATATTCTTACATACACAACAGGGGCCAATATAGGGCGGACAGCTTGCTACTCAATAAGCAAACCGGCACTTGCAAGTAATCATGTTAATATCTTGCGGATCAGGAATGAAAACCCTGAGTACGTTGCTTTTGTCATGAACAGCCTTATAGGCCGGTTGCAGACAGAGCGTTTGAGTGCCGGAAGCGCACAGGCTGAACTTTATCCGAAGGATATTGAAAAGTATCTCATCCCGTTTACTGAAGAAAAGATACAACAGGAAATAGTTGCCTTGATAGAAAAAACCCGTTCATTAAAAGCACAATCCAAGCACCTGCTGGAATGCGCAAAACGCGCCGTGGAAATAGCGATTGAACAGGATGAACAGACTGCTATGGACTGGCTGGAAGAGGAGACAGGAGCCGTATTACGGCAGGAGTGA